A window from Rhizosphaericola mali encodes these proteins:
- a CDS encoding SusC/RagA family TonB-linked outer membrane protein, with amino-acid sequence MSQEIKSEKDSIRSSKDSTRQLDEVVVTALGIKRSKRNLTFSTQEIKSDELLRAKDPSILNSMTGKIAGVQLTSSTGMPGSATRIVIRGATSLYGDNQALIILDGIPINNDETGNPTDGGGGSNRLNDLDPAIIDNVNILKGAAATALYGSAGARGVVLITTKKGTMSNTPKVSFSTSNIMDKAILPEHQMKYALGLDGQYYDGVNQQSSLSWGPSMDSLTAADPSVKFYNPLKEFYKTGFTTLDNVSVSGGNGKSDYVMSYSYVNQSGTEPTTNFIRHNFFSKYNVNILNDLTATFQLSYSSSVNNILPQSYASNPLFTLYNAPVSYNLNPYEDEDGNQRLYRTGRDNPYWLLHNTINKSNINRFIPVLTINWHPTNWLSIMERGGGDVYVDRYHSFVNQGSVTYTTGLITTNNTTFKQFNNDFIVTLNKDFGSKWRTNLILGNNIYSNYSENLYAYGSDLSIAGFSNMSNASNVKYTESSGLKRKVGFYSQAEIDYDKFLILSLTGRYDGSSVLSSDHRYYPYGSIATGFIFSEFLSENAKKIINFGKVRVSYASVGNDNVDAYANNTYYNQATVTGANGIPTNYPFGGLNGFLISDALGNGKLRNELQKEFETGLEMKFFDSRIGVEASYFHRNMSNGIVAGLALPYSTGYASTTINSSRMTTNGIELLINANPIRTKDFRWDLTINYTRIRTIVNEIAPGLDTASIGGTYAIAGQRYGMLMGTRYQRQDGKIVVDDNGLPVNNGIAEVVGNNTPNWLGGITNTFNYKNFMLSFFIDVKSGGAFINSQDSYGMYYGTAIQTLDRGTRVVNGVNATTQQANTVAVTGRDYWQSVSGVTESYVQNASYVKLRNVTFSYSLPKTVLGNSLIKATSITFTAKNIILNKSKGFTAGDPETINSGGASNGAMGVYLPSVPGSTSYGLSLNVNF; translated from the coding sequence ATGTCACAAGAAATTAAATCGGAAAAAGATTCCATTAGATCATCTAAAGACTCCACTAGGCAATTAGATGAAGTTGTCGTAACGGCACTCGGAATAAAGCGATCAAAACGAAATCTGACATTTAGTACACAAGAAATAAAAAGCGATGAACTATTAAGAGCAAAAGATCCTAGCATATTGAATTCTATGACAGGTAAAATTGCAGGGGTACAGTTAACTAGCTCTACCGGTATGCCAGGAAGTGCGACTAGAATAGTTATTAGAGGTGCGACTTCTTTATATGGAGATAATCAGGCATTAATTATTTTGGATGGTATTCCTATTAATAATGATGAAACGGGTAATCCTACCGATGGTGGTGGGGGATCTAATCGTTTAAATGACCTAGATCCTGCGATTATTGACAATGTTAATATCTTAAAAGGTGCTGCTGCTACAGCTTTGTACGGTTCTGCTGGTGCGAGAGGTGTGGTATTAATTACTACTAAGAAAGGTACAATGTCCAATACACCTAAGGTATCATTTAGTACCTCTAATATAATGGATAAGGCCATTTTGCCAGAGCATCAAATGAAATATGCACTGGGGTTAGATGGTCAATATTATGATGGAGTGAATCAACAATCATCTCTATCGTGGGGACCTAGCATGGACTCACTAACGGCTGCAGATCCGTCGGTTAAATTTTATAATCCACTTAAAGAGTTTTATAAAACTGGATTTACAACTTTAGATAATGTAAGTGTTAGTGGTGGCAATGGGAAGTCGGACTATGTAATGTCCTATTCTTACGTCAACCAAAGTGGAACAGAACCTACTACTAATTTTATAAGACATAATTTCTTTTCAAAATACAATGTCAATATACTGAATGATTTGACTGCGACATTCCAATTGAGTTATAGTAGTAGTGTTAATAACATATTACCTCAATCTTATGCTTCGAATCCATTATTTACATTATATAATGCGCCGGTGTCTTATAATTTGAATCCTTACGAGGATGAAGATGGTAATCAAAGACTCTATCGAACAGGTAGAGACAATCCTTATTGGTTGTTACATAATACAATTAACAAGTCTAATATAAATAGATTTATACCGGTTCTTACTATTAATTGGCACCCTACTAATTGGTTGTCAATTATGGAAAGAGGTGGTGGAGACGTTTATGTCGATAGATATCATTCGTTTGTTAACCAAGGATCTGTAACTTACACGACTGGTTTGATAACTACAAATAATACGACTTTTAAACAATTTAATAATGACTTCATAGTTACTTTAAATAAGGATTTTGGAAGTAAATGGAGGACAAATTTAATCTTAGGAAATAATATTTATTCTAACTATAGTGAGAATCTGTATGCTTATGGATCAGATTTGTCCATAGCAGGTTTTAGTAATATGTCAAATGCTTCTAATGTGAAATATACTGAAAGCTCTGGTTTGAAAAGAAAAGTTGGATTTTATTCACAGGCAGAGATTGATTATGATAAATTTTTAATATTATCATTAACAGGTAGATATGATGGGTCCTCTGTGTTATCTAGTGATCATAGATATTATCCATACGGGTCTATTGCAACAGGTTTTATTTTCTCCGAATTTTTGTCAGAGAATGCAAAAAAAATTATCAATTTTGGTAAAGTGAGGGTTTCTTATGCTTCTGTTGGAAATGACAATGTTGATGCCTATGCAAATAATACATACTATAATCAAGCTACGGTAACGGGAGCCAATGGCATTCCAACAAACTACCCCTTTGGTGGTTTGAATGGCTTTTTGATCAGCGATGCCTTGGGTAATGGGAAGTTAAGAAATGAGTTGCAAAAGGAGTTTGAAACAGGTTTGGAAATGAAGTTTTTTGATAGTAGAATTGGAGTTGAAGCTTCTTATTTTCACAGAAATATGTCTAATGGTATTGTGGCAGGTTTAGCACTTCCATATTCTACTGGATATGCTTCTACTACAATCAATTCTTCCCGTATGACTACAAATGGTATTGAATTATTAATCAATGCTAATCCTATTAGAACGAAAGATTTTAGGTGGGATCTTACTATAAACTATACTAGAATTAGAACAATCGTAAATGAAATAGCTCCTGGTTTAGATACTGCATCCATTGGAGGTACTTATGCAATTGCTGGACAACGATATGGTATGTTGATGGGGACGAGATATCAACGCCAAGATGGAAAAATTGTAGTGGATGATAATGGCTTACCAGTTAATAATGGCATTGCAGAGGTCGTAGGTAATAATACGCCCAATTGGTTAGGAGGTATTACCAATACCTTTAACTATAAGAATTTTATGTTAAGCTTTTTTATTGATGTAAAATCTGGTGGTGCATTTATTAATTCTCAAGATTCTTATGGAATGTATTATGGTACTGCTATACAAACTTTGGATAGAGGTACTAGAGTTGTAAATGGCGTTAATGCAACTACACAGCAAGCTAATACTGTTGCCGTTACTGGTCGTGACTATTGGCAGTCGGTTTCAGGAGTGACAGAAAGTTATGTTCAAAATGCTTCTTATGTAAAGTTAAGAAATGTAACATTTTCTTATAGTTTGCCAAAAACAGTTTTAGGGAATAGCCTTATCAAAGCAACAAGTATCACTTTTACAGCTAAAAATATAATTTTAAATAAATCAAAAGGATTTACAGCTGGAGATCCTGAAACGATCAATTCAGGAGGTGCTTCTAATGGCGCAATGGGTGTTTATTTGCCATCTGTTCCTGGTTCAACCTCTTATGGTCTTTCTTTAAATGTTAATTTTTAG